The genomic window CAAGCCCAGCCGGCGCCGGGTGGAGGTCCCCGTGGACTACACGGGCTTTTCCATCGAGGACCACTTCGTGGTGGGCTACGGCCTGGACCTGGAGGGCAAGCTGCGCAACCTCCCCTACGTGGGCATCTACAATCCCGCCTGAAAGGGAGCCATGGCCCGTCATTTCGCGCCGGCGCTGGCCGGATTCCTCCTGCTGGGCTGCGGCTACCACCGGCTGGACAACCGCCCCCGGGCCGCGGCCTGGATGGTGAAGGGGCAGACCGTCCGCATCGCCGCCTTCCGCAACAACACCCCCAAGCTGGGGGCCGAGGAGACCTTCCGCAAGGCCCTGGAGAACCGCATCGTGGCCGCGTCCCCGTGGCGCCTGGTGCCCCAGAGCGCCGCCAGCCGCTGGGTGCTGCAGGGCGCCATCGAGCGGTACGAGGTGCGCGCCCTGGGCCTCTCCCTGGG from Geothrix sp. 21YS21S-2 includes these protein-coding regions:
- the lptE gene encoding LPS assembly lipoprotein LptE, with translation MARHFAPALAGFLLLGCGYHRLDNRPRAAAWMVKGQTVRIAAFRNNTPKLGAEETFRKALENRIVAASPWRLVPQSAASRWVLQGAIERYEVRALGLSLGSDSVKGSAGSATRVEVVVVASVQLLDGVTGDVVIQRPRLTFSNQYRVDQNFASFNNQELRVLGTLSDDFAESFLTQLLEGSD